One region of Parabacteroides sp. FAFU027 genomic DNA includes:
- a CDS encoding amino acid permease, with amino-acid sequence MKKLFVRKSLSSIFEEVENNHHGLKKNLDAWHLTLLGVGGVIGAGIFVITGTAAALHAGPSLVISFILSAIGCALAGLCYAEFASMIPIAGSAYTYGYATMGEFIAWIIGWDLILEYLFGSATVAVGWSGYVVSFLKDVGLPLPEIISQSPFTFDAQGWHHTGALINFPAVFIVGLMSTLLVVGIKESARFNNVIVLIKVAVILLFIGFGISHINVAHWTPFIPANTGTWGHYGWSGILTGAGVIFFAYIGFDAVSTTSQEAKNPKRDMPIGILASLGICTVLYICVSLVLTGIVDYHDLNVPAPIALAIDTAGPALMWLRPLVKIGAIAGLSSVVLVLLLGQSRVFYSMAHDGLLWKSFAKTHPKFKTPHITTIVTGTFAALFAGLFPIGLLGELVSIGTLLAFVIVCIGIIILRKTEPDVPRSFKTPLVPVVPILGALVCLLQMASLPKDTWIRLIAWMLIGFTIYFTYGRKHSKIRKAAALREKE; translated from the coding sequence ATGAAGAAACTATTTGTACGAAAGAGTTTGTCGTCCATTTTTGAAGAGGTAGAAAATAATCATCATGGATTGAAAAAGAACCTGGATGCCTGGCATCTCACGCTGTTGGGAGTAGGAGGGGTAATCGGTGCCGGTATTTTTGTAATAACCGGAACTGCTGCTGCACTCCATGCCGGACCATCGTTGGTCATTTCCTTTATTTTGTCAGCCATTGGCTGTGCATTGGCCGGTTTGTGTTACGCTGAGTTTGCCTCCATGATTCCTATTGCAGGAAGTGCATACACTTACGGATATGCTACGATGGGTGAATTTATCGCATGGATTATCGGATGGGACCTGATTCTGGAATATCTGTTCGGCTCAGCTACCGTTGCTGTGGGCTGGAGCGGCTATGTGGTAAGTTTTTTGAAAGACGTAGGTTTGCCACTGCCGGAAATTATCAGCCAGAGTCCCTTTACATTCGATGCACAGGGATGGCATCATACAGGAGCATTAATCAATTTCCCGGCTGTATTTATTGTCGGATTAATGTCAACACTACTCGTTGTTGGCATCAAGGAATCGGCGAGATTCAATAATGTGATTGTTTTGATTAAAGTGGCTGTTATTCTGCTCTTCATTGGATTTGGAATCTCTCATATCAATGTCGCACACTGGACTCCGTTTATTCCTGCAAATACCGGTACCTGGGGACATTATGGATGGTCTGGGATTTTGACAGGAGCAGGAGTTATTTTCTTTGCCTATATTGGTTTTGATGCTGTTTCGACTACTTCTCAGGAAGCGAAAAACCCCAAACGCGATATGCCTATCGGAATCCTGGCCTCGTTGGGGATTTGTACCGTTCTCTATATTTGCGTTAGCTTAGTGCTAACAGGTATTGTGGATTATCATGATCTGAATGTTCCGGCTCCAATCGCATTGGCTATTGATACGGCAGGACCTGCTTTGATGTGGCTTCGTCCATTGGTGAAAATTGGAGCAATAGCTGGATTAAGCTCCGTTGTGTTGGTCCTTTTGCTTGGACAGTCGCGCGTCTTTTATTCCATGGCTCACGATGGTCTCTTATGGAAAAGTTTTGCCAAAACACATCCGAAATTCAAAACACCTCATATTACAACAATTGTTACCGGCACATTTGCTGCTCTTTTTGCCGGTTTGTTCCCTATTGGCCTGCTGGGCGAATTGGTTTCAATCGGTACCTTGCTGGCATTTGTGATTGTTTGTATCGGGATTATTATTTTGCGCAAAACAGAGCCCGATGTTCCCCGTTCTTTCAAGACGCCATTGGTACCTGTTGTTCCGATATTAGGTGCTTTGGTCTGTTTATTGCAAATGGCATCATTGCCCAAAGATACCTGGATTCGTCTGATAGCATGGATGCTTATTGGCTTCACGATTTACTTTACTTACGGAAGAAAACATAGTAAAATCCGGAAAGCTGCTGCTCTTCGGGAAAAAGAATAA
- a CDS encoding ACP phosphodiesterase — MNYLAHIFLSGDNRQRQVGNFIGDFVKGRQLERFPDEIRYGIRLHRQIDSYTDNHPVVRDTVVMLRPEFGRYSGILLDMYFDHFLALHFGKYSDNRSLSLFSANFYYAMIRNYTHLPERVKGFIWHFISTNRLCRYSTVSGLRNSLEIMANYKTSAIQPEKTIDFLQRHFPELEERFHDFFPDLMQYVEKSEQESW, encoded by the coding sequence TTGAATTATCTTGCACACATATTCCTATCCGGAGACAACCGACAACGACAAGTCGGTAACTTTATCGGCGACTTTGTTAAAGGGAGACAGCTGGAAAGGTTTCCTGATGAGATCCGTTATGGCATAAGGCTTCACCGACAGATTGACAGCTATACCGATAATCATCCGGTAGTGCGTGATACGGTAGTAATGCTTCGTCCTGAATTCGGGCGATATTCCGGGATTTTGCTGGATATGTATTTCGACCATTTCCTGGCACTTCATTTCGGGAAATATTCCGATAACCGTTCGCTATCTCTGTTTTCAGCTAACTTCTACTACGCGATGATTCGCAACTATACACATTTGCCCGAACGTGTAAAGGGATTTATCTGGCATTTTATCTCTACCAATAGGCTTTGCCGCTATTCAACAGTCAGTGGATTACGTAATTCGCTGGAAATTATGGCGAATTATAAAACGTCCGCCATTCAACCGGAAAAGACAATTGACTTTTTACAACGCCATTTTCCTGAATTGGAAGAACGGTTCCATGACTTCTTTCCTGATCTGATGCAATATGTTGAAAAGTCAGAACAGGAAAGTTGGTAA
- a CDS encoding DUF2490 domain-containing protein, translating to MANEKLAKAFKYSLSLLFLLVNGWVCQAQDFDWGTALGVELNKKVTKKFNVGLSQEFRLNDQASNLYRSATQIGVEYSFFRKVCKAGLFGTFIRKENKSTLFDSQYRLGADLSAETEYNQLGISFRTRMLSTWRDESLGSYKVNPKLSFRNRLQLEYKLFASPLKPYFSFEPFVYLNAQGGAYINNLRYCLGTSYRFNKRSSLDGGIRLDKEIQVANPESFLSFDLSYKYRF from the coding sequence ATGGCTAACGAAAAGCTGGCTAAAGCTTTCAAATATTCACTTTCGCTTCTCTTCCTGTTGGTTAACGGATGGGTGTGTCAGGCTCAGGATTTTGATTGGGGAACTGCTCTTGGAGTCGAGCTGAATAAGAAGGTTACAAAGAAATTCAATGTAGGGCTTTCCCAGGAATTTCGTCTCAATGACCAGGCCTCCAATTTGTATCGTTCTGCTACACAAATAGGCGTTGAATACAGCTTTTTTCGCAAAGTCTGTAAAGCGGGCCTTTTTGGAACGTTTATACGCAAGGAGAACAAATCTACATTGTTTGACAGCCAATACCGGTTAGGAGCTGATTTGTCGGCAGAGACTGAATATAACCAGTTAGGGATATCATTTAGAACAAGAATGCTTTCTACCTGGCGGGATGAATCATTAGGTTCTTATAAAGTGAATCCGAAACTCTCATTCCGGAATCGATTGCAGTTGGAGTACAAACTCTTTGCGTCGCCATTGAAGCCTTATTTTTCTTTTGAACCATTTGTTTATCTTAATGCACAAGGTGGTGCATATATCAACAACCTGCGATATTGTTTGGGTACCAGTTACAGGTTTAATAAACGCTCTTCACTGGATGGCGGGATAAGGCTGGACAAAGAGATTCAGGTGGCGAATCCGGAGAGTTTTTTGTCATTCGATTTATCCTACAAATACAGATTCTAA
- a CDS encoding DUF4956 domain-containing protein, which translates to MFLAEKFPDFDPSIAQQYGEGYSNITGMELFGNPFFDSNAFWMLTIRFGFNLLVSAILIHCLYFRKGKRRDYYFTLFMFSITMFLLIYLMDNVKIQIGLTLGLFAIFGVIKYRTESVPIREMTYLFIIIGVSVINGLATSVSYMELIATNLFFILAVWALESTKFLKITPSKLILYDKIHLITVDKREEMIADIAKRTGLKVLSVEIGHIDFLRDIAFVKVHYDLNGEEPCTIENITKLGEYNG; encoded by the coding sequence ATGTTTTTAGCAGAAAAATTTCCTGATTTTGACCCTTCTATTGCTCAACAATACGGTGAAGGATATAGTAATATCACCGGAATGGAACTTTTCGGCAATCCTTTTTTCGATTCGAATGCTTTCTGGATGTTGACTATCCGTTTCGGATTCAATCTTTTAGTAAGTGCCATACTTATTCATTGCCTTTATTTCCGTAAAGGGAAACGACGTGATTATTATTTTACTCTGTTTATGTTCAGCATCACCATGTTTCTTCTTATTTATCTGATGGATAATGTGAAGATTCAGATAGGACTTACCCTGGGGCTTTTTGCCATTTTTGGAGTCATAAAATACCGGACGGAATCTGTTCCTATTCGCGAAATGACCTACCTGTTTATTATCATTGGTGTTTCTGTTATCAATGGTTTGGCGACAAGTGTAAGTTATATGGAATTGATTGCAACGAATCTCTTCTTTATTCTGGCTGTTTGGGCGCTGGAAAGTACTAAGTTTTTGAAAATCACACCTTCCAAGTTGATTCTATACGATAAAATTCACCTGATAACAGTGGATAAAAGGGAGGAAATGATTGCTGATATAGCGAAAAGAACAGGACTAAAAGTCCTTAGTGTAGAGATTGGACATATTGACTTCCTGCGTGATATTGCATTCGTGAAGGTGCATTACGACCTCAATGGAGAAGAGCCCTGCACGATTGAAAACATTACTAAACTAGGTGAATATAATGGCTAA